From Ignavibacteriota bacterium:
GCCGTTCCCACAGGGTTGCACCGATACGGCTCTGGGAGTGTTCGTACTGGAACATCCGGCTCACGCCGCTTTCCCAGCGGATCCCGCCGTAGGCACTGGTCATATTGGCGACCGCTGCACCGGCCATCGCCGCACGGAACATGGGCGTCCGCGTTACGATGAAGGCGGTCTGGTACCCGCCCCAGCTTTGCCCCTGAAGGCCGATACGTGCAGCGTCAACGAAGCCCGCCGCGATGAGTCTCTTCACTCCCGGGATGATGCAATCCACGGCGCTCTGGCCGGGATACCCTCTCCGGTACACGATATCCGGTATGAAGACCACATAGCCGTTGCTTGCGCACCACGCCGGATTGATCGTTGATGCGCTCGGGGCGGGGGAGAAGTACCTGTTCAACAGGTCGGAGTTGCGCTCGTAGTAATACACGATCATCGGATACTTCTTCTTCGCGTCGAATCCTTCGGGTTTGTAGAGCAGGCCATCGAGCGGCTTGCCGTCAGCGGATCGCCATGAGAAGAGTTCCACGGTTCCCCAGCGGTACTCCTTCTGCTGGAGGTTGATGTCGCTGATCCGCGTCTGGTCCGTGAAGGGCGCTCGCGCAACAAAGAGTTCGGGCGAGGTGATGAAATTGCTCTTCTGGAAGATGAACACCGAGTCCTTGCGCGCCCGGATCAGCGTGGTATAGTCGAACGCCTGTTGCACGAGCGTGACCGGCGCCCCCGAGGCCGGGAGAGAGGTCCGTGCATATCCCGCATCCTTGGTCCTGGTGTTGAACGCCCGGAGAAAGATGTCGTTCCCCGGTGTCAGGAACCGTTCTTCAGGATCGGTGCGGATGTATCGGTAGCTCATGAGCGACCTCCGGCCAGCGCCCCCCGTGAGCGACGCCGGCGCACGGTGCCCGGTGGGATCGGTGACCCAGATATCATAGCGATCATAGATCAGCAGCAGGGAATCATTCGCGGACCAACCGAGGATGCCGTGGGCGGGGGGATCATCGGGCATATCATGGAGTTCATTGTACAGCGGGACCGTGATGCCTTTGGTCACCTGTACTGTCGCTCGTGTCACGACATCCATGGTGAACCAGTGACGGCTCTTCTGGTCGTACCAGGAGATGTACCGGCCCCCTGGTGAGATGCCTGCGGTTCCTTTGCGCTTTTCCATCACACGGGTGGCAGCGCCGGTGTGCACGTCGATCAGGTACACATCATTGGAGCCGGTGTTCTCCCAGGAGGTCATGCGACGGTAGGGGACGTCGGAGAGCCCCAGGGCGGTACCGGCATTTCCCTCGTTGGCGAGGATGACCGTGGGGACCGAAGGGGAGCCCAGCTGGCGGATGGTGCGTGCATCGATATGCAGAACGGCGAGGTAGGTGCGCTTGCGTTCCTGTTCGAGATTCTTGTTCTGTTGTGTCTGGAGGAAAGGATCCTGCCAGTTCCAGACATCCAGCTTTGCTGTTTCTTCATCGAAGAGCGTCGTGTCTTCGGGGATCGGCACGGGGGCGGTCCCGAAGAAGAGCCGGGTGCCGTCCTTCGAGAAATCGGGAGTGCGGTTCTCGCTGACGAGCCAGCCGTCGGGTACGCCGGTCGTCGTCGTATCTGCGACGGGCAGAGCACTGTCGGCTCCTGCATTCCAGTAGTACAGCGTGTAATAGCGTTGCTTCGCTTTGGAGGTGTCGCGATCGGCAAGGAACGCGGCCTGGTTGCCCGCATCATCCCATGCCGCGGCACGGTAGGTACCCTTTCCGGCCAGCAGTGTGTCCACTGTGGCGGACCGTGTGTCGAAGCGATAGATACCGGGCGTGACCGTGCTGTCCTTCGCCGCGCATGTGAACAGGAGGCCGGTCCCGGGTTCATTGAAGACGTAGTCCGTTACGCCGGCATACCGGAATTCTTTGCCGTCCTCGAGGCGGCGGATGACGAGGGATGCGCCTTCATCCTTCTTGTCCTTACCCGCCGCATCATCGGCTGCATCGGCATCAGCCCCGTCCTTCTTTTTCGTCTCTGTCCGCGTGGAGTCCTTCTCAATCTGCCAGGCGATCCACCCCGCGCCCTTCTCGGGGAACTTGAAGGACTTCACGCGGGGATCCCGCACCAGGGAATCCGCTCCGAAGCGCAGGATCGCGAGGGAGTCTTTGGGGAGTTGATCGGGTTTCTTCTTTGCGATCTTCGCTTTCCGTGTTTCGGCGAAGGGGGCTTTGATGATGAATGCGGCATACCGGGAATCCCACGAGATCCGGGGCGCTGTACCGCGCGCGACGGTATCCATGGCTCCGGTTCGTACGGTACGGATGACCAGGGCGGCATCCCCTTCCTGGGGCTCGATCACATAGACGATATGGTCGCCATCTGCGCTGATGGCTTCCCCGCTGATCTTCTTCCACCCGTCATAGACGGTATGATCGAGGGGTTTCTTGTCGGCGGCGAACGCGGAGAGCGTGAGCAGCGAAAGGACGGCAAGAGTCGGAATGCGTAGGCGCATGATGGATCCTGACCTGTGGATGTGACACATCGGCACAGCGCGGCCCCATCGAACCTGCGGGGCCCGGATGTGCGGTTACGTGAACTTGGACAGCAGCATGGCGTTGGTGGGGTACTGCTCGAGCAGTTTCTGGACCGCCAGCATGGCTTCGCGCGGGCGCATCCGGGAGAGTGACCTCCGCAATGCCTGGTGCCGGTCGTTCTCTTCGCCGAAGAGCAATTCCTCACGGCGTGTACCGGACAGATTGAGACTGATCGCAGGAAAGATGCGCTCGTCCGCCAGTTCCCGGTCCAGGACCAGTTCCATGTTGCCGGTCCCTTTGAACTCCTGGAAGATCAGTTCATCCATGCGCGATTCGGTCTGGATCAGGGCGGTCGCGATCATTGTCAGCGATCCTCCTCCCTCGATCTTCCGGGCGGCACCGAACATGCGCTTGGGGATCTCCAGAGCGCGGACATCCACGCCACCGGACATGGTGCGGCCGGTACCGCGCTGGTGGACGTTGAAGGCCCGTCCGAGGCGTGTCAGGGAGTCCATCAGCACCACCACATCCTTGCCGGTTTCGACCTTCCGGCGCGCATATTCGAGGACAAGCTGGGCAAGGCGCACATGCAGTCCGCCTTCACTATCGCTTGAGCTGGCGAACACTTCCCCTTTGATCGATCGGCGCATATCCGTGACCTCCTCCGGCCGTTCGTCGATGAGGAGCACGGCGAGTTCGATGGAGGGGTGGTTCCGGCTGATCGCATGCGCGAGTTGTTGCATGAGCATCGTCTTGCCGGCCTTGGGTGGCGAAACGATCAGGGCGCGTTGGCCCTTGCCGATGGGGCAGAACAGGTCGACGACGCGCATCGGCCGGTCGCCAAGCCGTCCTGCGACCGAGTCGTCCCGTCCTTCGAGTTTGATCCACTCATAGGGAGAGATCACATCATGGCTGGTGAAGTCGGGGAGAGCCACCCACGCACCCGGGGCGAGGCCGTTCACGGTATGGAGCTCTTCCATGATCGGGTTCGGGTTCCGCCCCTGTCGTGCGAGCCCTTCGAGGACGGAGCCCGCACGGAGGTTGTTGTCCCGAACCTGCCGTGCGGTGACCATCACGTCGCCCGGTTGGGGCTGGAGGGTCAGGGAGCGCGTGCGAACGGCTCCACCGCCGCGCGTGTCCAGTTCGAGGATGCCTGAGAACGGGAAGGGTGACATCTTTGGCTGAGATTGCTGCTGATGCTGCTGCATGCTGCTCCTTTACGCCGCTCCCAACGCCTTGCGGCGCTGCCTCCAGCGGTCCAGGGCGACCGCGATCACGATGATGACGCCGGTGACTATTTCCTGGACCCAATTCGGGAGGCCCATCTGGGCACACCCCGAGCGGATGACGGTCATGATAAGTGCGCCGACGATGGTGCCGGCGATCGAACCCTCGCCGCCATTCAGGCTTCCGCCGCCGATGACGACGGCAGCGATGACATCCAGTTCAACGCCCGAGGCGACGGTCGGGTCGCCCACCGTGAGCCGGGAGAACTGCAGGATACCCGCAACGCCGGCGAATGCACCGCCGAGCGAATAGACGATCAGTTTGACCCGGTCCACGGGTACGCCGCACAGCCGTGCGGTCTGTTCGTTCGACCCGATGGCGATGATATGGCGGCCGAGCCGGGTGTACAGCAGGACGCCGGCCACGAGGAACGAGAGGCCGATCGCGAGCCACACTCCCCACGGGACGATGCGCCAGCCCTCGCCCTGCGGGAGCGCTGCCAATAGCTCTTTCAACCATGTGAGCGGGGCGTCGATCTTCTGCTCGTGCGCAAATCCCTTGGCCGCTCCGCGCACGACGAGCAGGGTGCCGAGGGTGACAATGAAGGGGACGACCTTGAGCCGCGTGACCAGATAGCCGTTCAAAAATCCGCAGAGGAGGCCGGTGGCGATGCCGCCGGACGCCGCGACGAGTGGCGGGAGCCCCGCCTGCAGCAGTGCCGCGGTGATGACCGTGACGAGGGCAATGATCGATCCCACGGACAGGTCGATGCCGCCCGCAATGATGATGAGCGTCATGCCGAGCGCAGCGGTCCCGACGATCGCCGTCTGCCGTGCGATGGTCTCAAGATTGTTCAACGACGAGAAACTCGACGGCCCGCCGATCGCAAACAGCGCGAAGATCAGAATGAGTCCGATGAGCGGTCCGAGTGTCTGGGCAAGTGAAGATGTGCGTTTCATGCGGGATTACCTTGTCCTGTCGCTGCGAGCAAGAGCGCGTGTTCTGTCCATTCGTGCGCCGGGCGGGCGGGCCCGAGCGTACCGCGGTGCATCACGGCGATACGGTCGCACACGCCGAGCAATTCCGGCAGGTAGCTGCTGACCAGCAGGATGGCCCTGGGCCGGATATCGTGCTCCGGGTCGCCCGCGGCCAGACGGTCGATCAGTTCGTAGATCTGTGATTTACTTGCGACATCGATGCCACGTGTCGGCTCGTCGAGCAGGAGGATATCCACCTTCTCATGGAGCAGCCGGGCGATCGCGACCTTCTGCTGATTGCCGCCGGACAGTGTGCGGACCTCCTGCTCGGGTCCGCGTGTGCGGATGCCAAGGCGGTCGATCCACTCCCGTGCGACCGTATCGATGTGCCGCGGGCGCACGATGCCGAACGGACTGGTATCGTGCGAGAGGTTCATGGTGATATTGCTGGCGACGCTCAGCGATCCGGCAAGCCCTTCCGTGGCCCGGTCCTCGCTCACCATTCCGGCGCCCTGCTGCCAGCGGTCCTTCGGCGAGGCCCATCCGCTATGCACCTGGAGGGTGATCTCGCCGCTCACGACCGGTTCGAGTCCGAACAGGGTGCGGAGCAACTCCGTGCGTCCGGCTCCGACGAGTCCGGCGAGCCCGAGGACCTCGCCGCGGCGCAGATCGAAGGTGGCGTTCACGGGTTTCGGTGCAGCGCCGATCCCGACGGCGTGGATCATGATCTCGCCCGGTGTGCGCTTCGAGTGCGGATAGAGCTGTTCGAGTTTGCGCCCGATCATGAGGTTGACGATCTCGTCGATGCTGTGGTCCGCGATCGCGCCGGAGCCGACCGTCTGTCCATCGCGAAGGACCGTGAACTTGTCCGAGATCCGTTTTACCTCTTCGAGGAAATGCGAGATGTAGACGATCGCGTGGCCTTTGCTCCGGAGGGTGTCCAGCACGCCGAACAGGTGATCGATGTCGGCAAGCGTCAGGCTGCTTGTGGGTTCATCCAGCACGAGGATCTTGCAGCCCACCGCGAGGGCGCGGGCGATCTCCACGACCTGACGCGTTGCGATCGGCAGGTCGCCGACGCGTGTGCGGGTGTCGAGCGATCCATACCCCAGCATGGCAAGGGCCTCGTGGGCACGGTCCCGGATCGCGGTACGGTCGCGGAGCCCGAAACGCATCGGCTCCATGCCGAGCATGATGTTGTCGCCGACCGGAAGATGCGGCGCGAGGGAGAGTTCCTGATAGATCATGGCGACGCCGGCTTCGCGTGCCGCCTGCGTCGTGGACGGGGAGAACGGCGCGCCGTCCAGATGCATCTCACCCTCGTCGGGTCGGATGGCACCTGCGAGAACCTTCATGAGCGTGCTTTTGCCTGCACCGTTCTCGCCGATCAGCGCATGGACCTCTCCCGGGGCGACGGCGAGGTCCACTCCCTGGAGTGCGACCGTGGCACCGTACCTCTTGCGGATCCCCCGCATCGCGAAACGGGGGACCGGTGTTGCCTGCGTCATTCCAGCCACCGTGTCAGGTCCGGTTGAATGAGGTCTTTCATTTCAGGCCTGTCAATGTTCTCCGGTGTCACAAGGGTGACTCCCGTGTCGATGCGCTTCTCGACCTTCTCGCCGCGCAGATGGCTGACGACGGTCTTCACGCCGATATATCCCATGCCCATCGGGTTCTGGACCACGAAGGCATTCAGCTGGCCGACCCGCAGCGCTTCGACCAGCTTCGGCGAGGCATCAAAACCGACGAAGGTGATCTTGCCGGCGTGACCGCCATCCTGCAATGCGCGGAGCATGCCGAAGGTCGTGGATTCGTTGGGGGTGAAGATGCCGTCGATCGTCAGGGCGCCGGACTTGTCCGTGAGCGGCGCCAGGATGTTCTCGCTCATCCGGTAGGCCGACTCGACCGTGGGCCCGCCGTATTGATTCGAACTCACCACCGTGATCCCCGGTGCCGTGACAATGGTCTCGAGGAAACCGCGCTCGCGGTTGGTGGTGCTCGCACCGCCCTCCATCACCCGGAGCATGACCACGCGGCCTTTGCCATGCAGCAGCCGGATCAGCTCCAGGGCTCCCATCTTGCCGCCGAGGTAATTGTCCGTGGCCGCGAAGCTGACGTAGTCATCGCTCTTGAGATCGGAGTCGATGATCACCACCGGGATCCCGGCCGCTTTGGCATTGGCCACCGGCCCGCGCAGGGCGATGTCATCGAGGGGTGCAAGGACGATGCCGTTGACGCCACGGCTGATGAAGTCTTCCATCACGGAGATCTGTTGCTCCCGGTCGTCTTCCCGCATCGGGCCTTTCCAGATGATCTCGACGTTCATCTCCTGTCCCGCCTTCGCGGCGCCGGCGTGGATGGCTTTCCAGAACTCGTGTGTTGTTCCCTTCGGTATAACGGCGATGGTCATCTTGCCGGAAGTCGCAGAACCTTCGCGTTTGCCGCAGCCTCCGAGCACGGCCGTGGTCAGAAGGATCAGCGGCAATACTATGCGTAACTTCATGAGTGAGCCCTTTCGCCAATGAAGTGATCGTCCGTACAATGCGATTGCCGCGGGGGTCAGGGGCCGTAGAGCAGGTACGTCACCACGCTGGCAACGTACGCCGTCAGGCCAATGACCAGGAGGCCAAGTTCAACGAAATACAGGCGTGTCTTGTGGTTGCGATACCGGATGATCCTGACCAACGTCTCCTGAGGGTCATCGCCCAGGAATTGCGTGGTCCACCGGATGCGGAGGCCGCCCAGGAGCAGGATCACGACCGCCGAGAGGACGAAGACGATCCCGAGGGCCATGCTGTATCGGGCGAAGAGATTCGTCTGCGCGATCTTCGGCCCGGAAAATCCCGTGATCGTCAGAGCGAGTGTCGCCAGCGTCAGCAGAAGTTGCGAACGCGCCTGGATGACGTCGAAGTGATGGCGCATGAACTCGATCGCGTCACCGAGTTGGTCCCTTCCCGTGAACAGTGCCAGGAGACGGGAGGCCTCTTCTTCTGCACCAAGCGGCCGTTCCACGGCTACCAGGTCTTTCTCAGGGGATGGGCCTCCGTTGTGAAGAAGACGCCATCGAGGTTCACAGCGCTCTCGGATGCAAAGAGGAGGTACAGGTACTTCAGCGTTTCAGCAAGGAAGTAGGTCTCCATCCGGTCCATCTTTTCCTTCGTGATCACGCTCTTCAACTCCGCGTAGCCGGCATCAGTGCGGCAATGGGTCTTCAGACTGTCCAGGAAGACCTTGCCCATTTCCAGATACCGCTGATCTCCCGTGGCCCGGTAGAGATAGAATGCCGATTCCATGATCTCGGGGTTCAGGTAGTAGGCGGGTTTCACCGCTTTCATCGTGGTGTAGTCGAATTCCGTGGGTTCGAGCCCGTGGCGTTTCCACATGGTGAAGAATGATTCCTGCATGTCGACCGCCTGCTTCACGTCGCCTGCAAGGCTCAGTACCGCCGGATAAAATGCATCCAGCGCCCCGGTGACCGTTGCCGTGCGCGCGCCGGTGTTCATGTTCACCTTGCCATACCACAGCCCGGAGGCGGTGGAGTCGGCCACGTACGTGTTCAGGGCCACATAGGCTTCGCGCCACATCGTGAGGCAATCGAGATCCTCGAACATCAGCGCACCTTTGACGAGGTATTCAAAGAACGAATCGATGCACGCGGAGATGTGAGAATCCGTACCGGTCCATTCGCCGGTCACACAGTCGATCCCGTCACCGTACAGTCCCAGATCCGACCGGCGCTCGTACAGATTGAGGAGGGCGTACTTGGCATAGTTGTAATACTTCGCCTCGCCCGTAAGGCGGCTGAGTGTGCCGAACTCGATCAGATAGGTCCCGATCTCTGCCGGATTCGTCTTGGTGCCGCGCACAGCTCCGGTCCTGAGATTGACCTCCACATACGGCAACCCGCTGGGAGATTTGAAGATCGGAATGAGCCGGTCCCCGAGGTCACGCGCCAGCTTCAGGAACCGTTCATCCCCGGTGAGCTGGTAGCTGGAGAGGAGCCCGCCCAGCAGGCGGATATTGATCTCGAACGCCTTCACGAACATGTCGTGGTCGAACGACAGATGCGTGAGGATGTACTCGCGGGTGGAATCAGCCTCGGCCTTGAACCCCATCATGATCATGGTGTCCAGCGCGTCGATCTGAGCTATCAGGAGCGGGTCACTGTACCAGTTGAACCCCTTCTTGCTGAGTGGGAGGAGGGCATCGTGGCCCCACGCATACTTCTTATATCCACTCCAGGCATGGGCGAATTCTTCCCGCACGCTCGCGGCAAGGCGCTCCTTTTCTTCGGGGGAAAAGGTGGTTTGGGCCGTGGCCGGTGCGACACCGGCACAGAGCATGATGCTCA
This genomic window contains:
- a CDS encoding ABC transporter permease codes for the protein MKRTSSLAQTLGPLIGLILIFALFAIGGPSSFSSLNNLETIARQTAIVGTAALGMTLIIIAGGIDLSVGSIIALVTVITAALLQAGLPPLVAASGGIATGLLCGFLNGYLVTRLKVVPFIVTLGTLLVVRGAAKGFAHEQKIDAPLTWLKELLAALPQGEGWRIVPWGVWLAIGLSFLVAGVLLYTRLGRHIIAIGSNEQTARLCGVPVDRVKLIVYSLGGAFAGVAGILQFSRLTVGDPTVASGVELDVIAAVVIGGGSLNGGEGSIAGTIVGALIMTVIRSGCAQMGLPNWVQEIVTGVIIVIAVALDRWRQRRKALGAA
- the rho gene encoding transcription termination factor Rho: MQQHQQQSQPKMSPFPFSGILELDTRGGGAVRTRSLTLQPQPGDVMVTARQVRDNNLRAGSVLEGLARQGRNPNPIMEELHTVNGLAPGAWVALPDFTSHDVISPYEWIKLEGRDDSVAGRLGDRPMRVVDLFCPIGKGQRALIVSPPKAGKTMLMQQLAHAISRNHPSIELAVLLIDERPEEVTDMRRSIKGEVFASSSDSEGGLHVRLAQLVLEYARRKVETGKDVVVLMDSLTRLGRAFNVHQRGTGRTMSGGVDVRALEIPKRMFGAARKIEGGGSLTMIATALIQTESRMDELIFQEFKGTGNMELVLDRELADERIFPAISLNLSGTRREELLFGEENDRHQALRRSLSRMRPREAMLAVQKLLEQYPTNAMLLSKFT
- a CDS encoding sugar ABC transporter ATP-binding protein: MTQATPVPRFAMRGIRKRYGATVALQGVDLAVAPGEVHALIGENGAGKSTLMKVLAGAIRPDEGEMHLDGAPFSPSTTQAAREAGVAMIYQELSLAPHLPVGDNIMLGMEPMRFGLRDRTAIRDRAHEALAMLGYGSLDTRTRVGDLPIATRQVVEIARALAVGCKILVLDEPTSSLTLADIDHLFGVLDTLRSKGHAIVYISHFLEEVKRISDKFTVLRDGQTVGSGAIADHSIDEIVNLMIGRKLEQLYPHSKRTPGEIMIHAVGIGAAPKPVNATFDLRRGEVLGLAGLVGAGRTELLRTLFGLEPVVSGEITLQVHSGWASPKDRWQQGAGMVSEDRATEGLAGSLSVASNITMNLSHDTSPFGIVRPRHIDTVAREWIDRLGIRTRGPEQEVRTLSGGNQQKVAIARLLHEKVDILLLDEPTRGIDVASKSQIYELIDRLAAGDPEHDIRPRAILLVSSYLPELLGVCDRIAVMHRGTLGPARPAHEWTEHALLLAATGQGNPA
- a CDS encoding substrate-binding domain-containing protein, whose product is MKLRIVLPLILLTTAVLGGCGKREGSATSGKMTIAVIPKGTTHEFWKAIHAGAAKAGQEMNVEIIWKGPMREDDREQQISVMEDFISRGVNGIVLAPLDDIALRGPVANAKAAGIPVVIIDSDLKSDDYVSFAATDNYLGGKMGALELIRLLHGKGRVVMLRVMEGGASTTNRERGFLETIVTAPGITVVSSNQYGGPTVESAYRMSENILAPLTDKSGALTIDGIFTPNESTTFGMLRALQDGGHAGKITFVGFDASPKLVEALRVGQLNAFVVQNPMGMGYIGVKTVVSHLRGEKVEKRIDTGVTLVTPENIDRPEMKDLIQPDLTRWLE
- a CDS encoding glycoside hydrolase family 47 protein; its protein translation is MRSLASVLLMLSIMLCAGVAPATAQTTFSPEEKERLAASVREEFAHAWSGYKKYAWGHDALLPLSKKGFNWYSDPLLIAQIDALDTMIMMGFKAEADSTREYILTHLSFDHDMFVKAFEINIRLLGGLLSSYQLTGDERFLKLARDLGDRLIPIFKSPSGLPYVEVNLRTGAVRGTKTNPAEIGTYLIEFGTLSRLTGEAKYYNYAKYALLNLYERRSDLGLYGDGIDCVTGEWTGTDSHISACIDSFFEYLVKGALMFEDLDCLTMWREAYVALNTYVADSTASGLWYGKVNMNTGARTATVTGALDAFYPAVLSLAGDVKQAVDMQESFFTMWKRHGLEPTEFDYTTMKAVKPAYYLNPEIMESAFYLYRATGDQRYLEMGKVFLDSLKTHCRTDAGYAELKSVITKEKMDRMETYFLAETLKYLYLLFASESAVNLDGVFFTTEAHPLRKTW
- a CDS encoding S9 family peptidase — encoded protein: MRLRIPTLAVLSLLTLSAFAADKKPLDHTVYDGWKKISGEAISADGDHIVYVIEPQEGDAALVIRTVRTGAMDTVARGTAPRISWDSRYAAFIIKAPFAETRKAKIAKKKPDQLPKDSLAILRFGADSLVRDPRVKSFKFPEKGAGWIAWQIEKDSTRTETKKKDGADADAADDAAGKDKKDEGASLVIRRLEDGKEFRYAGVTDYVFNEPGTGLLFTCAAKDSTVTPGIYRFDTRSATVDTLLAGKGTYRAAAWDDAGNQAAFLADRDTSKAKQRYYTLYYWNAGADSALPVADTTTTGVPDGWLVSENRTPDFSKDGTRLFFGTAPVPIPEDTTLFDEETAKLDVWNWQDPFLQTQQNKNLEQERKRTYLAVLHIDARTIRQLGSPSVPTVILANEGNAGTALGLSDVPYRRMTSWENTGSNDVYLIDVHTGAATRVMEKRKGTAGISPGGRYISWYDQKSRHWFTMDVVTRATVQVTKGITVPLYNELHDMPDDPPAHGILGWSANDSLLLIYDRYDIWVTDPTGHRAPASLTGGAGRRSLMSYRYIRTDPEERFLTPGNDIFLRAFNTRTKDAGYARTSLPASGAPVTLVQQAFDYTTLIRARKDSVFIFQKSNFITSPELFVARAPFTDQTRISDINLQQKEYRWGTVELFSWRSADGKPLDGLLYKPEGFDAKKKYPMIVYYYERNSDLLNRYFSPAPSASTINPAWCASNGYVVFIPDIVYRRGYPGQSAVDCIIPGVKRLIAAGFVDAARIGLQGQSWGGYQTAFIVTRTPMFRAAMAGAAVANMTSAYGGIRWESGVSRMFQYEHSQSRIGATLWERRDLYIENSPLFAADKVTTPLLLMHNDEDGAVPWYQSIEFFSALRRLDKPVWMLTYNGEAHNLVQRKNRKDLSVRLMQFFDHYLKDAPAPVWMTRGIPAVNKGKVFGLEPDTH